Sequence from the Paeniglutamicibacter cryotolerans genome:
AAATGCGTTTCGCTCAAGCTCAGCCAGGGCGCCAAGCCCGGCATCGGGGGTGTGTTGCCTGCCGGAAAAGTCAGCGCCGAGATAGCCGAGGCACGCAATGTCCCGCAGGGGGTCAAATGCGTCAGCCCCCCGGCTCACCAGGTCTTCTCGACGCCTCGTGAACTCATCCAATTCATGGCCACCTTGCGGGAGCTCACCCAAGGCAAGCCCGTTGGCTTCAAGCTATGCGTCGGTTCGCGCAGCGACGTACTGCGTATCTGCAAGGCCATGCTCACGGAGGGAATCACGCCGGATTTCATTATCGTCGACGGCTCGGAGGGCGGTACAGGCGCCGCGCCCATGGAGTACGAAGACCACATGGGAACACCGTTGACCGAAGGCCTGATGCTAGTCCATAACGCCTTGGTGGGGATGGGGCTGCGGGACAGGATCCGGGTGGGGGCTTCCGGTAAGGTGGCGACCGGAACGGATATCGTGAAACGGATCATCCAGGGTGCGGACTACACCAATGCGGCCCGTGCCATGATGATGGCTACCGGCTGCATCCAGGCGCAACGCTGCCACACCAACAAGTGTCCGGTGGGCGTGACCACACAGGATCCTCGTCGGGCCCGGGCTCTGGATGTAGAAGATAAGAGCCACCGGGTTCAACGCTTTCAGGAGTCGACGGTCAGCGAGGCCATGCGCATGATGGCCTCCATGGGGGCCATCACTGCAGGAGAACTCAACCCGGAAATGCTTCGCCGCCGAATTGGCCCTCTGGACACGCGTTCCTACGCCGAACTCTACGACTGGCTTATGCCCGGTGAGCTGCTGGCTGAGGTCCCGGAATCGTGGGCCA
This genomic interval carries:
- a CDS encoding FMN-binding glutamate synthase family protein → MLSVLSVLTALSVVLAVLEGVGWWFAVGVFAVILAVAVADATQQKHSILRNYPVIGHFRYFLEYIRPELQQYFIERNYDGRPYDRDTRSLIYERAKGTNQEQAFGTERDVNEIGYEYLVHSTAPLEPPEVAPRVTIGGPDCTRPYEMSLLNVSAMSFGALSANAVLAMNKGAAMGGFAQDTGEGGLTDYHLKNGGDLVWEIGSGYFGARTKEGHFDPKLFADKAAHQSVKCVSLKLSQGAKPGIGGVLPAGKVSAEIAEARNVPQGVKCVSPPAHQVFSTPRELIQFMATLRELTQGKPVGFKLCVGSRSDVLRICKAMLTEGITPDFIIVDGSEGGTGAAPMEYEDHMGTPLTEGLMLVHNALVGMGLRDRIRVGASGKVATGTDIVKRIIQGADYTNAARAMMMATGCIQAQRCHTNKCPVGVTTQDPRRARALDVEDKSHRVQRFQESTVSEAMRMMASMGAITAGELNPEMLRRRIGPLDTRSYAELYDWLMPGELLAEVPESWAKDWELATVDAFGPKFPHNAGPRS